Genomic window (Amphiura filiformis unplaced genomic scaffold, Afil_fr2py scaffold_73, whole genome shotgun sequence):
GCGAGTCATATCCCTTGAAGAgatttcttgttttttttataaCGCAGTTCAGTGCAATTGAACCCCGGACATGCACTCGGGACGGTCTTtattaatgaaagacagagataaaaaagagaCCATATCGCGTGTGACGTTAAGGCAAATGCACGCCGTGATttgttgccgacctgcgcagtacggcattttctgtctagttgtcagaattttagacgcgaattagtctttttatctctgtctttcatcaAACATTGTTCATTCCGCACGCCCCGGTCGTTGATCGTGGTTCAATAACGCTGTGTATAATAATATTACGGTCATACTTTCGGAAACCACCATTTTGAAGACGGCACAAGCGATACAATAAGGTGTCTGTTTTTTTCTGACATAAAAAACAGCATAGATTCGGATAAGAGTTCCACTATCAGCATGGTCGAATCGGATAAATCAATAATGCTCATTCCAATTTTTAATGATCAAGCGTACTACACAAAAGCGTTCAATTACGGGAGGAGCACAGGTAACTATGTTGAAGCTGTGCAAAAATGGGCAGATGCCTCATTTTGTGGGCACGTCGTGGAGAAACTGGTCGCAAATATAGGTGACGGAAGCGATGATAAACCGCTTCGTGTTTTAGGAGTAGGAAGTGGGAAAGGTAAGTTAAAAAGTGTAATAAAATAaaagtatataaaataaaattcggtatttatatagcgccttatcACAGATCTCGGAGTGTTCAAAGCGTTGAACTGAAGGCCTCTTCTACTTCAtaatgtaaactgagctcaaaaagaaacttatatttctttacaacttgtgaatcacaaggtatatcttaaaatactgtcaatcaaaatgaaccaaaattacacacaggattaccttaatactctactcaaaacccatgtcagtaaccaagcagttgtccaactgacacaacagcaaaatgcactgtcatgggacagcttcctggacttccttcacttgaGTTCAACATTTGGTACCcaagacaaaaaatctgtgagaatgcacacaagatccttgcacagatgataaaacggtgctgctttctgcttttcatacccttttttcatgaaacagggctgggctgtgaatgtggtccaggaagctgtcccatgtcagtgcatattgctgttgtgtcagttggataactgcttggctactgacatgtgttaagagtagagtattgaagtaaatatgtgtgtaattttggttcaatatgatggacaggatttcaagatatgaccttgtgaaaaattataagtttctttttgagctcagtttagtattGGAGCACATCGTCCACACCGGGTAAATAAGCAGTAAACGAACCGGTCTATAAACGCCCCGCTAGCTGTTGAGAGTAGCTGCTAGTTAAAATTTATACTCCGAGCGCGATTGGTATtggtatctcattggctaaaaactaaTCGCTATAGCTCAGCGATAATTCAGCTATGAGGTGTCTTTCAAAATCCCAGGCCCtatccccccggggggggggggtcacttccattgtagcctgtacaccatccgcgataatcaccttttgaaaagcaccctaaacaaggatttaacccttggctaaaacaataacctaaacagggattttattccttgcatcaaatttcataccctaaatttcatttccgcgtattagcaattgcaattttgctaccctttttccaatatttcatgtttttaacaccctaaacgcgttacgcgcgtattgtgcctacccacgaaaaactaccctttttacgcgtttctATTATctcggatggtgtacaggccacaatgagaGTGACCCCCGGGGCCCTATCCTATTGTTGAAATATGTCGGACAATTAAGCTTGTATTTACACTGTCTCTATAGAATTGAAAACTCAAGTGTCCGCCACTTGACATGCTTGAAATCATTTCTGGTaagaggccggtcgactgcatatccgtcagtacacgcttttcaatacggaataaatgctaacctcatcgtgacatcatccaagcagcaaagttcatttcccattgaaaaagcgtgtattgacggatatgcagtttaccatGATTCTGTAAGCAAGAGTTGCTTGCGGGAGAAAGGCAAGGTCATGCAGCGGGGAGAAAGAGAGGGTTAGGTAGGGAGTGCAAAGCAACGTTGGAGTTGCGTATAACGATCGACCGCCGTTATCTCGATGACTTTCGCTCATTTCATCTTGCTGATCAGGAGGAATGATCAAAGAGACGAATCCAGATTCGACTGGCAGTCAAACTTATAACGGTACGACAAATGGTACAGTAAAAGCAATAATAAAATTGAGTTTTGAAACATGTTTTACCATAAATCctgacaaaaaaatacaaaaatagacgAAATAACAAGGAACTTCTTGTCAATAAATATCCCGTCTAAATAAATCTGTATTTTTTCTACAGGTGAAATTGAACTCGTGTTCCTGAATAAGCTACTTCTCAGGTTTCCAAAGATTCATACCTGCGTTGTAGAGCCCTGTGAAGAGTTACTCACACAGTACCAGCACAATATGAAAGAGAAGGCGACGAATTTGACATTCGATTGGCAAAATCGTACATTCGAAGAGTTTGTAAAACTTCAACAAGAAAACAGTCTGAAGTACCACTTCATAAGTGCATGTAATTCAATGTACTATGTCAAAAACCTGAATGAAACACTACAAAGTCTTCATGATATGCTGGCGCCAGGTGGAATTCTGTTGATAACAATTTCCGCAGGTGAGTTGTTCAACTTAAACCCCAGAAGATCGACTAAATTTGGTCTCTCAGCAAACGTTTGATATTGATCCCGATGTGCGATATGGGACGAACATCGTGCTCAGTCAGAGTCACCCAATTTGattgatatttgtttttaaatgtgtgATTTATATAAAGATATCACAGAAAACCTGACTATGATTAAACAGAGTACGTCGCCaatgattatttcattttaataaactccgaagattattatcatgattattattcaattacttttttgaaaaagtgTCGATCAATGTATACACGCTTTCGTTATCGAATTGCCCAATGCAAATCGTCTAGTTTAACTCCTCCtgctcctcctccttcttcttatctatgcctgtgtaacagggcatagatattctccttATGACCCCCAGAAATTTCCTGGCCCCAAAAGTCGAAGGTCGCGGGCCCAAGGTCATCCAAGTATAGTTTGGttgattatcatcaaacttggtggatgagatcaccatcgagtgccaataatggtcaaggtcatgtcaaggtcatccgagtatagattgttggattgccaccaaacttggtgcatgggatcaccatcgaatgccaaaaatggtcatggtcatgtcaaggtcatcagagtaaagattgttggattgccatcaaacttggtggatgggatcaccatcgaatgctgGAAATGGTCaaagtcatgtcaaggtcatcagagtatagattgttggattgtcatcaaacttagtGGATGTAATCACTATcgagtgccaaaaatggtcaaggtcatatcaaggtcgtCCATGTATAGTTAAttagattgtcatgaaacttggtggatatcGCCATCGGGTGCCGGAAATGGCCAAGGTCATACCAAAGTCATACAAGTATAAATTGTGGAattgtcaccaaacttggtggatgtgatcactatcgagtgccaaaaatggtcaaggtcatggggtaagggtgggaatcacaggcatatatattcgtgtttgctcaaacacaacagtaccatctagttcttcttcttcttcttcttcttcttcttcttcttcattagAGTGTACATGCTTTAATTATCGAATTACccagtcttcttcttcttcataatCACCTACGCTGGCACTGGAAAGGTATGCAGAACATTCCCCTATCTTGGATCTGAGACTTCATCACAGAATGGGTCACCAAACACCGCATCGTCATCACCCCATTATCGGGACTCGGCCGACGTACACGATGCATTACGTCAATTACAAATCCCGTATCACATAGATACTTACACATGTCATCGCATGATTACTCGGTGTTTTGATGAGAAAGAAAGTGAAGAGGGCAATCTAGTGCTTGATTTTCTGACTCATACGTTCAGATTCAGAGATGCGCCAAAGGATCTTTTTCAACAAGTATTGGCATGTATCAAAGATTGTTCTGTTCAGCGTGGTAATGATTGGTTCTTCCAATTAGAACACGTATGCTTTTTCATTACCAAACCTACATGAAGCACTAGTACACATTGCTAATAAAAGCGATGgaattcaaaatatacgttataGGCGACAACGTGATTACGATCATGAAAATTGCCAGAATGACTACCCAGTAAGCAcagaaatgtttaaaaacgttgtttaaaatgtttaaattaaagcaatattattgtATTGAAAGTTCAAAATATACGAGAAAGGCGCAACATTATGTACTGTAaatccggggggggcactcaactttataagtgacgggtatgtgcctaccggcgtcgcaaagtaggggcctatcgggtacaaagggtttttttttttttaaaaggggtcattgggtacaaacaaaacaaaaaagggggtcattgggtataacatttgGAAAAAAGGTGTCATTGAGTATAAGTAAAAAGGGTCATAGGGTAGAAAATTTTGGCATtatcggcattattttgttgcattttgatgatgctaaagggggtcattgggtagccgcaaccaaaaaaggggtcattgggtagccgcaactaaaaaaaaaagggggggtcatcgggtatctctttataaaaaaaagggggtcatcgggtataggcGACTTcaaaaagagggggcctattgacaggcacataccgtcacttccaaagttgagtgcctccCCCGGCTGTAAATTCAAGATGAAAAGCCATGACTTGTATAGTAGAATTGCTATTTAAATAACATCCAGCGTGACGTCTAAGAAGATAAAGCTCAATTTATAGTAAAAAATGAAAAGTGGTAAtcccataaggccaaaaaaaaagtcgtTTGGTTgtactccaccgaccgacccgATTTTTGAGGCCGacccatttttttaattttttttttacacaaattgAAAACAGAAGAAGttgtaggccctaaattacttgttattcaaggctGGGAAccgagaaatactgctactaaaagatagctatttttattttaagttggataaagttgtacattttgattacttttactTTTATTGAAGAGCATTGAATTGAGAGAACATAGAGCTGTTTTTTACGTTTAAACGGCCGATATTTTACCGTTTAAACTGTTTAGACGATTAAACGGAAATCGACAGCCTAGCTGTACAACTGCCGGGACAACTGCATAATTGTTTAATAAACCTAAACACCATGTAACAACCTTAAACGTTGTCTTTAACTTGCTTTGCCTCTTTTGCTTCCACAAGGCATGAATAAAAAGAGAAATCCGACCGACCGACCTTTTTGGACTAGTTGTAGTACAACCaacttatttttttggcctaaacttTGGCAACACCTCAAACATCTTGGATGCAGCTCAACAAATTACAGTGGCATATAGCTTCCTGATAATCCCAATTGTTGTGGTACTTCTTGTGCTAATGTGGAATTTTATTCTGCTATGGAAATGCAAGCTGATAAGCTTTAATTGCGATTTCGAAGAGGAGTTCATATTTGAAGAATGTCGAATCTGTAAGGGCTTGAAAACATCCCGGCAAACACAgatatcttttaaaactttatggttttgattaaaacgttttaataacatttaacccGGGAACTACTGTGACTGAGCCGCATTTTGTCAAACGAGCTACGaagaagggaggggggggggggctgttgcGACCCCTTCATTTTCAATTATAATCGttatataccattatatttggtactgaTGTACAGCTATGGGCTGATGTATAGCTATAGCTCctctattcagtgataccaaaataagtacaaacatttcccacataatatcgctacgACGTCATGaagtgagggcgcccatgcacatttgggaaattctggctatgtacaaaattaTAGGCAAAAATTCTATAAAATGCGATGTTCACCGAatgttctcctaaatataaaaggaaatgactattttcactttactaacaagtaaaaagtcagtaggtcTTGGAATCATTTctcaagagtgaaatgaaaataattcgggcttcaacccccccccctccctccttcTATggcatctttgatggccggtcctaccgcGAGGTAAGGAgctggggtaaaaattttatcactaaaatgagcttaggtcatttgggcgtaaacgcgtgcgctTTTGATGACGGATAAACAATCCTAAGGGGATTagtacaaccccccccccccttcgtagttctacgGTTAAATACGGTTTTAAAACGTTCCATACGAAAAATAACCACCACATCAGATAGATAAATAGAGTGACCTTGTCTATATAAGGAACTTAATCTACCACACACTTTTTGATTACTGACTTTGCAATACTTTCACCACTTATATCTTCATCAAGAGGTACTTGACAGAGTTGGTGGGATTGATAATTTTACGatcacaagaaaaaaaattacttCAAATTGTCCACCCTGCTCAGTCTGATTTTAGAACGAAAAAGAATAGATTCTGTTTTGCCCATGTGAAGCGACAATTTGGTCGTTGTCAACCACTGTCTACAAGACTCAAGTTCTCTACTTAAAGTATCGGAAATTACTTTAGGGTCTTTATGGGATGTGAATAGCGCACTGTCGTCAGCACAAAACAAATAATATGGTTAACGCTTGATGACATATCATTAACATAACCAAAGAAGACCAGTGGGCCTAATATACTACCCTGTGGCACGCCGCATGATATATTCATGGGTTTGGATTCAACTTTTACACTAACAATCTGCTTTCTATCAGATAAGTATGATTTGAACCATTTAACAGAGTCAATGTGAATACCCATAGCCTGCAATTTGTTACAAAGTATATCATAGTCCACTGTATCGAATGCCTTTTGCAGGTCTAGGAGCACCATGCCTGTATATTTACCATCATCTATCTGTGATCTAATAAAATCGGTAAAGGTAAATTAGGCATGTATCAGTCAAATATGAGCCTCTGAAACCAGATTgtaaatcaaattgttatcagatAAGTACATTTCAAGTTGTTTGTACACTGCTTTTCAATAACTTTTGAAACAATGGGTAATATGCTAATCGGTCTATAATTGCCTACATCAGATCAACTATTGTTCTTGAATAAAGGCCTTACTCTAGCAAATTTCATATCAGTTGGAATGGTGTTGCTGGAAATAGATAAGTTGACGATGAAAACAATgtgacattacgttttgttacctggagagatttgatgtctcacctcctttttaaccaaatcgacggttaactcttgtagtgagggatcaacatttaaccacaaattgcctcaggcaaaacttgcttcctgggaaccaaataccccACAAGGTTATTtttaactcattgacccatttgtgttatatactgcctctagctataatgacatccttgtgatctgttCAACTCATTAatagatacgaacctcaggagggaattcaattctTGATCAATTTtttccaggtagtgaaacgtaatgatcaaaatttagattttggtacctttgtcattgtcatagatgtgctaacatagccagctagtggttcagccgaaagccgtgcatTTTAGACAAAACAAGACATGAAtctttaatttatatactgacagtatataaattagctacatgtatttgaatggagcttcaacttcgtcaat
Coding sequences:
- the LOC140144694 gene encoding histamine N-methyltransferase B-like encodes the protein MLEIISGEIELVFLNKLLLRFPKIHTCVVEPCEELLTQYQHNMKEKATNLTFDWQNRTFEEFVKLQQENSLKYHFISACNSMYYVKNLNETLQSLHDMLAPGGILLITISAVFFFFIITYAGTGKVCRTFPYLGSETSSQNGSPNTASSSPHYRDSADVHDALRQLQIPYHIDTYTCHRMITRCFDEKESEEGNLVLDFLTHTFRFRDAPKDLFQQVLACIKDCSVQRGNDWFFQLEHVCFFITKPT